GCAGAGGCGCGACGATGCGCACGGCGCGGGCCTTGAGGGCCAGGGACAGGTCGTCGCCCATGCCGGCGATGCGGCTGACCTTGATGCCCGGCGCGGGCTTGTATTCGAACATGGTGATGACGGGCCCGGGCTGCACGCCCTGGACTTCGCCCTGGATGCCGAAGTCCGCGAAGCAGGCGGTCAGAGCCTGGGACTGCCGGTCGAGGACGGAAGCGGAGACGGTGATGCGCGAGGCGGGGACCTGGGCCAGAAGATCGATGGGCGGCAGGCTTGCGCCGGATACTGCGGTCCGCGGGGCGGGCGCCGGCTTCGGGGCCTTCTGCGGCGCGGGCGCAGGGGGGGCCATGGGCGCCGGCGAGTCCTTCTGCGGCTTGTCCTCGACCAGGCGGACCTTCGGGGCTCTCGGCTTCGGCCGCTCTTCCTGGCGCACCGCCGGGGCGGCGGTTCCCGACTCCGCGGGCTTGAGCCATGCCCCGACCCTGGACGCGAAGCCCCGGACCACCGCGATCCAGGCCGCAGCCTTGTCCACGGCGACGCGGTACGGCATGCCGACGAGCAGCCGCAGGCCGATCATGGTCAGGCAGGCCGCCACCAGGACAAAGCCGTAGTCGCCGAAGACCCGTTGCAGCAGGGCGTAGAGTGAGCGCCCGACGAAGCCTCCGCCGGCCATGCCCGTGCCGGGCAGTCCCATCCGCAGGACCGCGAAGTGTATCCAGACCGGCAGCAGCACACCAAGCAGGATGCCACCGGTCCAGCGCAGCCAGGACGGCCGGAAACGGGGGAAGAAGAGCATGCCGGCGGCCAGGGCAAAAAAGACCGGCCACAGCCAGGCGGCCGCGCCGCAGAGGTCCACCAGCCCGCCGGCGACGTACGCCCCCAGGGTGCCGACCAGGTTGCGCGTCGTGTGTCCGGCCATGGCCTGATGGTTGAAACTCGCGTCTTCGGGCGAGAAGGAGTACAGGGCCAGCGTGGCCAGCGCCAGGGAGCAGGCGAAGACCAGGGCGCAGATTTCCCGCAGGAGTTTGTTGCCGTCAGTTGTCATGCGAATTTTTCCATACAGGGGGGCGTCGAAAAACAAAAGGCCACAGAGCGCTCTCCATGGCCTTTGGTCCGTTGGTGCTCCGGGAGGTTATTCGCGGCCGAGGTATTCGCCCGTTTCCGTGTTGACCTTGATCTTGGTGCCGATCTCGACGAAGAGCGGCACGTTGACCACCAGGCCCGTTTCGAGCGTCGCCGGCTTGGACGCGCCGGTGACCGTGTCGCCCTTGATGCCGGGGTCGGTTATGGTCACTTCCAGGACGACCGAACCGGACAGTTCGATATCCAGGGGGCGCCCTTCGTACAGCATGACCTTGTAGGCCTGGGCTTCCTTGAGGAAGCCGCCCTTGCCGCCGATGATGCTGTTCGGGATGGAAATCTGCTCGTAGGTGGTCATGTCCATGAAGGCGTAGCCGTCGCCCTCGTTGTAGAGATACTGCATCTCGCGGACTTCCAGGTCGGGCCTGGGAAACTTGATGCCGGAGCGGAAATTCTGCTCGACCACGGCTCCGGTGATCAGGTTGCGGTACTTGGTGCGCATGAACGCCCCGCCCTTGCCCGGCTTGTAGTGATTGCACTCCAGAATCTCGCAGGGAGCACCGTCAATCTCTATCTTTCTGCCTTTCTTGAAATCGCTTGTCGCTAACATGCTTGCCTTGGTTCCTCCATTGATGTGTCCCTTGCCGGTCAGGCTTCAGGGCTGCCCAGACGCTGCCAGAGCGCCTGGACTGCGAGCGCATAGCTCATAATGCCGAAACCGGCAATAGCCCCGATGCAGTGCCTGGCGATGAGGCTCTGGTGGCGGATGGCCGAGGCGCGGGCGTGCACGTTGCTCAGATGCACCTCCACGCAAGGAATCCTGATCCAGGCCAGACAGTCGGCCAGGGCCAGGCTGGTGTGGGTGTACGCCCCGGCATTGAGGACCAAGCCGTGGACGTTGGCTTTCCAGGCCTCTTCGAGACGATCAATGAGGGTGCCCTCGCTGTTCGACTGGAACAGCGTCAGGGTGACATGACGCGCGTTCTCCCCGAGCAGGCGTTGCACCAGTTCGGGGAGAGCGTCCATGCCTTGTGATCCGTAGACCTCGGGCTGACGTTGCCCGAGATACCCGAGATTGGGGCCGTTAACGACGAGGATGTCCATGCCTATTTCGTTTCCGAAGGCTCCTGCACCTTGTCGGAACTCGGCGGCATGACGACCACGGTTTCGGGCTCACCCTCGGCCAGGGTCGAGCCGGGCTCCAGGGCCGCCACATCGACGTTCATGAGAAAAATGCGGTCGCCGGCCTCGATCTCGCGGTTGCTGACGAGGATTTCGAGGGTGCACAGTGTGCCGGTGGTGCCTCCCTGCTCCTTAGGCAGCGCCACGGTGCCCTGCTTGATCTGCTTGATCTCGGCCATGCCGATGACGCGCAGGAAGCTGCTTCCCAATTCCTTGGCCGGCTCGGCGATGACGACATGGCTCGGGACGCTTTCCGGCACGGCCTGGTAGAGCATGGCGTAGGCGATGTCGCTCGATCCGGCGATGAACCGGTCCTCCTCCAGGGTCAGGATCTGCCCCCCGGACGCGAGGTCACCGGCAAACGAGGCAGAGACCATGAACGTCTGCACGGTGTCTCCGGTCTCGGAGTCGCTCTCGGTTGTCAGCATGCCGCTCTCGGTGTACTCGCCGAAGCCCCCGCCCAGAGAAGCCCCGCCGGGGGTGGGGATAAGGAGCAGGTCCTTGTTCAGGATCTTGTTGCAGACCTTGATCAGGCCGGCGGTCCTGGCCTCTTTCCAGATGCCGTCTTCGACATCGGTGAACCTGAGCAGATCGGCCTTGCTGAGCCGCAGTTCGACGCTGGCCTGCTCCTCGACCACCGTGGAGTCGATGTCACTGGGGGTGGAAACCAGCTGCACTTCCTTGGCACACGCAGAGAGCAGGAAAACGGCGCTCAAGAGTACGAGCAACGCACGCATAGTAAGCCTCCAATTAAATATTGATCACCAAGACAATTCTTTCTATCACTGCCTGATCAAAACGCATTTCGTCAAGAACCCTCTTCCCCGGAAATGGTAGTTTCATGCCCAGCACCGTAATTTTGGAAAAGACCGTCTACACCATCGATCAACTCGGCGAGATGCCGCTTCCCCAACTCGCCCTTGCCGGTCGCTCCAATGTCGGCAAATCGTCGCTCCTGAACAAGCTGACCGGGAGAAAAAATCTGGCAAAGACCAGTTCCACACCGGGCAAGACGCGCAGCCTGAACTTC
This window of the Desulfomicrobium escambiense DSM 10707 genome carries:
- the efp gene encoding elongation factor P, whose translation is MLATSDFKKGRKIEIDGAPCEILECNHYKPGKGGAFMRTKYRNLITGAVVEQNFRSGIKFPRPDLEVREMQYLYNEGDGYAFMDMTTYEQISIPNSIIGGKGGFLKEAQAYKVMLYEGRPLDIELSGSVVLEVTITDPGIKGDTVTGASKPATLETGLVVNVPLFVEIGTKIKVNTETGEYLGRE
- a CDS encoding type II 3-dehydroquinate dehydratase; the protein is MDILVVNGPNLGYLGQRQPEVYGSQGMDALPELVQRLLGENARHVTLTLFQSNSEGTLIDRLEEAWKANVHGLVLNAGAYTHTSLALADCLAWIRIPCVEVHLSNVHARASAIRHQSLIARHCIGAIAGFGIMSYALAVQALWQRLGSPEA